From the Lampris incognitus isolate fLamInc1 chromosome 6, fLamInc1.hap2, whole genome shotgun sequence genome, one window contains:
- the vps4a gene encoding vacuolar protein sorting-associated protein 4A, producing the protein MTTSTLQKAIDLVTKATEEDKAMNYEEALRLYQHAVEYFLHAIKYEAHSDKAKESIRAKCMQYLDRAEKLKDYLKNKDKHGKKPVKEAQSNDKSDSDSEGENPEKKKLQEQLMGAIVMEKPNVRWNDVAGLEGAKEALKEAVILPIKFPHLFTGKRTPWRGILLFGPPGTGKSYLAKAVATEANNSTFFSVSSSDLMSKWLGESEKLVKNLFDLARQHKPSIIFIDEVDSLCGSRNENESEAARRIKTEFLVQMQGVGNNNDGILVLGATNIPWVLDAAIRRRFEKRIYIPLPEEPARAQMFRLHLGNTPHSLSESDLRQLARKTDGYSGADISIIVRDALMQPVRKVQSATHFKKIRGPSRSNNQVMIDDLLTPCSPGDPAAIEMTWMDVPSDKLLEPIVCMSDMLRSLSTTRPTVNTEDLLKVKKFTEDFGMEG; encoded by the exons ATGACAACGTCAACATTACAG AAAGCGATTGATCTTGTGACCAAAGCCACAGAGGAGGACAAGGCAATGAACTATGAGGAGGCGTTGCGCCTGTACCAGCATGCTGTGGAGTACTTCCTTCATGCGATCAAAT ATGAAGCCCACAGTGACAAGGCAAAGGAGAGCATACGAGCAAAGTGTATGCAGTATCTGGACCGAGCAGAGAAACTCAAGGACTACCTGAAGAACAAAGACAAACATGGAAAAAAGCCTGTCAAGGAGGCACAGAGCAATGACAA GAGTGACAGTGACAGTGAGGGTGAGAACCCAGAAAAGAAGAAACTGCAGGAGCAACTAATGG gtgccattgtaatggagAAACCCAATGTTAGGTGGAACGATGTAGCTGGGCTGGAAGGGGCTAAGGAAGCTCTGAAGGAAGCAGTCATCCTGCCTATCAAATTCCCCCACCTCTTCACAG GCAAACGTACTCCATGGCGAGGCATCTTGCTGTTTGGCCCTCCGGGGACGGGAAAGTCTTACCTTGCCAAGGCTGTGGCAACTGAGGCCAACAACTCCACCTTCTTCTCAGTGTCCTCTTCAGATCTTATGTCCAAGTGGCTTGGGGAGAGCGAGAA GCTGGTGAAGAATCTTTTTGACTTGGCTCGCCAACACAAGCCCTCCATCATCTTCATAGATGAGGTGGATTCGCTGTGCGGTTCCAGGAATGAGAACGAGAGCGAGGCCGCTCGCAGGATAAAGACTGAGTTCCTGGTACAAATGCAGG GGGTGGGAAATAACAATGATGGAATCCTAGTCCTTGGTGCCACCAACATCCCCTGGGTCCTAGATGCTGCCATCCGCAGAAG GTTTGAGAAGCGCATTTACATCCCTCTGCCCGAGGAGCCAGCCCGGGCCCAGATGTTCCGTCTTCACCTGGGCAATACGCCTCACAGCCTGAGCGAGAGTGATCTGCGACAGCTGGCACGTAAGACTGATGGTTACTCCGGCGCAGATATCAGCATCATTGTACGAGATGCCCTCATGCAGCCCGTCAGGAAGGTTCAATCTGCTACACACTTCAAAAAG ATTCGTGGTCCATCCCGTAGCAACAACCAGGTGATGATAGATGATCTCCTGACCCCCTGTTCTCCTGGTGACCCCGCCGCTATagaaatgacctggatggatGTGCCTAGTGACAAGCTGCTGGAGCCCATAGTTTGCatg TCGGACATGctgcgctctctctccaccacgcGCCCCACAGTCAACACCGAAGACCTACTAAAGGTCAAGaagttcacagaggattttggaatggagggttga